The Pseudomonadota bacterium genomic sequence CCCAATAGTTCAGCAAGACGTTCCTTCTTTTTCTGTTTCAGAAAATCTTTGATGGCGATGGTAACCGCTTCCTTTTTTGTCTTGACCCGGGCAGTTTTCAAAAGTTCTGCCATCAGATCATCTTGTATATCAATTAAAGTTCTCATCAACCCCTCCTGTAATATATCATAAAGCGGTAAAATTATATATAAGATGGGTGGGTAATTATGTCAAGAGAAAGTTTTCAATTGCGCGCAGCAATCTGAGTGATGAGATGGGGATCAGCT encodes the following:
- a CDS encoding type II toxin-antitoxin system VapB family antitoxin, producing MRTLIDIQDDLMAELLKTARVKTKKEAVTIAIKDFLKQKKKERLAELLGRYEFGYGQKELEEMRKDG